From a single Sediminibacterium sp. KACHI17 genomic region:
- a CDS encoding YfhO family protein: protein MKQFQWKSLLPHVIAAGIFLLVAIIFCKPALEGKVIDQSDVSHWKGMAQDLFKYKETHGHYPLWNNNLFGGMPAYQIAMEAANPITPIYFHQLFMLFMGKPIGFFFLLCISFYFLSQVIGAKPWIGILGGIAYAYATYDPVIIAVGHDTKMQAMGYMPALLGALWLIYKKEYWWGAALTALFSFLLIAMNHLQVTYYFLFVGGGMTIGFIIQWIKQKDYKHLGISLALALSMGALGVGPNIVTLATTSDYAKATMRGGSVKLDSTGQAKKSKGLDIDYAFYYGSYGIAETYTFLVPGIYGGSTNGELDKNSNLAKKAIEKGIPEDQAAQFAGSMPTYWGPQPMTSGPVYLGAIICFLFILGLVYLKTWHRWWILAVCIIAVIMSWGSNFMALNSFLFNNLPLYNKFRAPSIILILPQLLFPLLAIMALQQFLFEEKNKATALAALKKSVYVTGGLLLGAVLLYLTFDYIGKDDQIKNYLTQSLGGNQEEANAFYNALKEDRRSLFGSDLIRSILFIAAAAGLLWLAIKDKLKTAYVLIAIVALSSIDLFTIGKRYLSDRNFQDAEVVNENQFAPTPIDQEILKDTTRPRVLNLTVDPYTDAFTAYHHRSVGGYHPAKLSIYNDLISFQLNKQPMNMSVLNMLNTKYFIVPNQQTGQPGLQVNPQALGHAWFVKGIRYENDAAAVMKAMNQFSPADTAIVENSAKKDIPFEPVADSTASIVQVLNDNDLVRYRSNSSSNQFAVFSEIFYDRGWTATIDGKEAPIVKVNYALRGLAIPAGNHEIVFEFKPASYYNSAKIAVITSAPIWILLILASFFSFRRKREEKA, encoded by the coding sequence ATGAAGCAGTTTCAATGGAAATCTTTGTTACCGCATGTAATAGCGGCGGGTATTTTTCTTCTGGTAGCCATTATCTTTTGCAAACCTGCACTAGAAGGCAAAGTCATCGACCAATCAGACGTATCTCATTGGAAAGGTATGGCCCAAGATCTGTTCAAGTACAAAGAGACCCACGGGCACTATCCGCTTTGGAATAATAATCTTTTTGGTGGTATGCCGGCTTACCAGATCGCAATGGAAGCTGCCAATCCCATCACCCCTATTTACTTTCACCAATTGTTCATGCTCTTTATGGGCAAACCAATTGGCTTCTTTTTCCTGCTGTGTATCAGCTTTTATTTTTTGTCACAGGTCATAGGTGCAAAACCATGGATCGGTATCCTTGGCGGTATCGCGTATGCTTATGCCACATACGATCCCGTGATCATTGCGGTTGGACATGATACCAAAATGCAAGCCATGGGATACATGCCTGCATTGTTGGGTGCTCTTTGGTTGATATATAAAAAAGAATATTGGTGGGGTGCTGCATTAACGGCCCTCTTCAGTTTTCTATTGATCGCTATGAACCACTTACAAGTAACCTATTACTTTTTATTTGTAGGAGGAGGTATGACCATCGGATTCATCATTCAATGGATCAAACAGAAAGATTATAAACATTTAGGTATTTCATTGGCACTGGCATTATCAATGGGCGCTTTGGGTGTGGGTCCTAATATTGTTACACTTGCTACCACCAGCGATTATGCGAAAGCTACGATGCGTGGAGGTTCTGTAAAATTGGACTCTACCGGACAAGCAAAGAAGAGTAAAGGACTGGATATTGATTATGCTTTTTATTATGGCAGTTATGGCATTGCTGAGACTTATACGTTTTTAGTACCCGGAATTTATGGCGGTAGTACCAATGGTGAACTTGACAAAAATTCCAACCTTGCTAAAAAAGCCATAGAAAAAGGAATTCCGGAAGATCAGGCCGCTCAGTTTGCCGGTTCTATGCCAACCTATTGGGGACCTCAACCCATGACATCAGGACCTGTTTACCTGGGTGCGATCATTTGCTTTTTATTTATCCTAGGATTGGTATACCTAAAAACATGGCACCGCTGGTGGATACTCGCGGTATGTATAATTGCTGTTATCATGAGTTGGGGTAGTAATTTCATGGCATTGAATAGTTTCTTATTCAATAATCTTCCTCTCTATAATAAATTCCGTGCCCCCAGCATTATTCTGATTCTTCCACAATTACTATTCCCTTTACTGGCCATCATGGCATTGCAGCAATTTCTGTTTGAAGAGAAAAACAAAGCAACTGCTTTGGCTGCTCTTAAAAAATCAGTGTATGTAACAGGAGGACTTTTACTGGGCGCTGTTTTGCTCTATTTGACTTTTGATTATATAGGTAAAGACGATCAGATCAAAAATTATCTGACCCAATCACTCGGTGGCAATCAAGAGGAAGCGAATGCTTTTTATAATGCACTAAAAGAAGACAGACGATCGCTTTTCGGATCAGACCTTATCAGATCCATTTTATTCATTGCTGCTGCAGCCGGATTGTTATGGCTCGCTATAAAAGACAAACTCAAAACAGCGTATGTATTGATCGCTATCGTAGCACTGAGCTCAATCGATCTATTTACAATTGGAAAAAGATACCTGAGTGATAGAAATTTCCAAGATGCAGAAGTGGTGAATGAAAATCAGTTTGCGCCCACTCCTATTGATCAGGAAATATTGAAAGATACTACTCGTCCACGTGTGCTCAACTTGACCGTTGATCCATACACAGATGCATTTACTGCTTATCATCACCGTTCTGTTGGTGGCTATCATCCGGCTAAACTTAGCATATACAATGACCTGATCAGTTTTCAGCTCAATAAACAGCCAATGAATATGTCTGTGCTCAATATGCTGAACACTAAATATTTTATCGTACCCAATCAACAAACAGGACAACCCGGATTACAGGTAAATCCGCAAGCATTGGGACATGCATGGTTTGTGAAAGGAATCCGTTATGAAAATGACGCAGCTGCCGTGATGAAAGCCATGAATCAATTTTCACCTGCAGACACTGCAATTGTAGAAAACAGTGCCAAAAAAGATATTCCATTTGAACCGGTTGCTGACTCAACAGCAAGTATCGTTCAAGTATTGAATGATAACGATCTTGTACGATATCGCTCAAACAGCAGCAGTAATCAGTTTGCAGTATTCAGCGAAATATTTTATGATCGTGGCTGGACAGCTACCATCGACGGAAAAGAAGCACCGATCGTGAAAGTCAATTATGCTTTACGCGGATTGGCTATTCCTGCGGGTAATCATGAAATTGTGTTTGAATTCAAACCTGCTTCGTATTACAACAG